DNA from Salinispora arenicola:
GCACCGACACCCGCAACACCTGCGGGGTCCCACCGTCGGCCGTCAACGCCAGGGGCACCTCCACCAACGGCGCACCCGTGGCGCGGTCCGTGGCGGCAACCCCGTTCTCCTTGTCCTTGAACTGCGGTGCCGCCCCGGCGAGCACCAGCAGTCCCCTACCACCGTCAATCGGCAGTACCAACACGAGCGTTCTCCTTCGTTCGCCCACGGCACCCCAGTGGCATGATTACTAGGCTTCCTGCGTTTCACGTGACAATCGTGATCTGGTCAAGGGGTTTGACCCAGGAATCTTGGGTAGCCTGTGTAGCTCAATCAGGACGAGACGACTACGATCAGCTCATGCCGCACGACGCCGACGACCGACGCGCCCTGTTCCAACGGGTCGTCGACGACATCGTCGACCAGATCCGCACCGGCAAACTCACCCCCGGCGACGTGCTCCCCACCGCCCGACGCATGGCCGACACCTACGGCGTCGCCTCCATGACCGCCCAACGCGCCCTACGCGAGCTGCAACACCGCGGCCTCACCTACGCCGTCGTCGGCAAGGGCACCTTCGTCCACCCCCAGGCACCCGAACGCATCGGCACCGACGCTGACGGCCGGCCCATCGCCGCGACGACCCAGACCCCGGTCATCAGCGACAACCCGGCCCTGAACCGACGCCTCGCCCTTTACCTCCTGGAGCGGGACCGCATCAGCGGCAAGATCGTCGACGCGTTCATGAACAAGGACACCGCCGCAGCCTGGCAAGCCACCGAAGAACTCGCCACCCTCCAACAGACACACACCGACCTCGCCGACGACCTCGCCGCCTACGAAGCCAACCTCGGACGAGCCGCCGCCAGCGAAGCGCCCGAGCCCGCCGAGGCGCCGACACCGAAGAAGGCACGCCGCAACCCGAAGGCGTAGCCCAGCAGCCCGCCACCGACGGAGCGACTGGGCTAAGAATTGCTTCACCTAATCAAGAGCGCCCGGCTACGCCGGACGCACGCGCACGCGCTACAGCCGTTCCGGCCCCGCGCGCACGCGCCCACGCAACAGACCACCCGGACCGGGGGGGGCAGTCCCCAGCCACCGGCGCGGCAGTGAGGAGTCATCGGGACACCAGGCCGCGACGATCCCTTCACCGAGCATGCGCCGCCGTAGCTTCCGGGAATCGACGCCACGACGCTACGCGCCGCGCCACGGGACATCCTCGGGCACTGTCGCCGCCAGACAATGTTCATCGAATAATCTACATGCGTACGAACTAATTGACAGCAATCGTGACAGCAACCCAGGCGAACGCCTACACCCATCAGCGCACGACGGAGCAGCACCATGACGCTATGTAATTACGCCAGTCCGAAGCTTGGCATCTTGAAATCGACCCGTGACCACGGGAGTCGCGCTTCAGGTCGGGATCGGTGTAACGCATTCCGTCGAATCAAGAACCAAGATGGCATTACTCACCTTCTCAAGGTCCGCAAGATCAACATAGGGAGGCTCACCATCGTGGTTCGCGCAAAAAGTCACGCTCGCCGTGTACAACTTCTCATCCGCCAGCGTAGGGCTAACCGAAATATACGCGGTGACCGTGGCGTGATCGGGAATCTGTCGTATAGAAAACAAGGCCATCCAAGCGAAAGCGTATGCTCTGCGAGCCAATACCTGGACTCGCTCAGCCCCTTTCTCAGTGAGGTCCCAATCAGGAACACCGCGCCCATTGACGGCAGCCTCGTACGCCGTCAAGTCAGTAAAAGAGTCTCGGGCGCCGAAGTACCTGCGGCGGAACAGTTCCAGCAGGTAGGCACCGGTTCCGTCGACAACCCAGCCCTCGCCGAGAGCAGCCTGGAAGAGTTCCGGAATGTCAGCTTGAGAAACGCTCTGAAGGGCTTCAGGAGTCACGATTTTCCGGAACGCTCTATTCGTTTTCACCGGCAATCACCTCTTACCGCGCAGGCGAAACCCATCAGCACCCACCCATTCCCAGGAACCTGTTCCCCTTTGCGATTGCCTTCTTGTAGTCAGGCATCTTCTTGTCGAGTTCCTTCTGGAGGCTGTTGGGCATCCCGTCAAACTTGCCCGTGTCGTGATTATAAAGGTATTTTGCGCCTGTCGCCTGATCCTGGAAGTGCATCTGCCCTGGCCGTACTCCCGGGTTCGGATTCTCGACATCAATGCGATATGGACCGCGCAACCAAACTGTAGAGCTGGTGATTTGCGTGCCGTTCGCCCCCACCATTCCGCCGGGGTTGTCGTTATGAACGAGTACCGGGGTGTTGCCGGCTAGCACATAGTACGTGTGGATGTCGGCGACGGTGAGGTTGTAGGCGGTTCCTTGCTGGATGGTACTCCAGTCTAGGCCGTCGACTGCGACGGACGCCCCAGTAGCGGTTCGTAGTAGGTCGCCGCGGTCGAGGTCTTGGCTGTCCTGCCATTGCTGGTCGGTTTCGTTCCAGAACGGGTGATCTTCGGTAGTGGTGAGCGTCCCGCCGTCGACCTTCAGGTCGACGAGTTGGTCGTTGTGGATCCAGAGGTGGGTTACCCTGCGAGGCCCTTCTTCACCAGTTTGGGGATCCGTGGCCCACACCGTGTCGCCGACCTCGATTTCCTTGATCGGTTTGGTGCTTCCGTTGGCGAGCAGTACCTCGGTGCCGCCGGCAAAGCTCTTGAAAAGGCAGGAGCCTCGGCGGCTTTTACCCATGAAGCGGCTGACGAGACGGCCGCCGCCACCCCAGCCGAACTCATCGAAGCCTTCCTGTATGGCCTGCGGAAGCGTTCCGTAGAGAGCTCGGTCATACGATAGACCGAATTCGCCACCGAGGGCACCTCGCATGACGGCAAGAGCACCCCGCTCCCAGATATCCGTGCACTCCTCAATATACCTGTATGGACAACTGAGATTACTTTCACAATACCCAGGCAGTGCCTCGCAATAGCTGACTATTTCCCTAACGACCACCTCTTCGTCTAACCCTGGGGGAATTGGGACGCCATTTAGCTGCAGCGCACCGGAGGAGGTCCTGGTTAGCTGATAGGTGTCATTTCCAGCAATCACCTCATCGTTACCTTTTGAAGACTTCTTCGACTTTGACTTGGGAAGCTTCCTGCCGCTGATTATGATTTTCCCACCGGTTTGGTGGGCGATTCGGCCTTCGCTTTTGCCTCCGCCTTCGAGGTGGGCTAGGCCGCTGGGGTCGCTGTAGGTGGTGGGGTTGTTGTTGGCGTAGGTGTATCCGTTCCATTGTTGGGGGTCGGTGAGGTCCATGATGGGGTCGACGCTGATGAAGCGGCCGAGGGTGGGGTCGTATTGGCGGGCGTTGAGGTGGGTGAGGCCGGTGGGGTCTTGGGTGCCGCCGAGGAAGCCTTTGTCTAGGCCGGTGGGCCAGGTGCCGGTGGTGGTGGTGGTGCGTTGTTGGCCGTAGGGCAGGGTGCGGCGGGTGGCGGTGGTGAGGGTGGTGGCGTCGATGGTGAGGTGGGCGGTGCCGTGGTGGTCGCTGATGATCCAGTCGAGGTTGGTGGCGGTGCGGATGGCGATGGTTTGGCCGGCGAAGGTGTAGTAGCGGGTGGCGTTGGTGGTGCTGTTGGTGGTGTGGCGGATTTCGGTGCCGCCGGGGAGGTAGAGGGTTGTGCCGGTGGGGTCGGTGCGGATGAGTCGGTTGCCGTTGGCGTCGTAGATGTAGCTGGTGTCGCCGGTGGTGTCGGTGGTGGTGGTGAGTTTGCCTTCGCGGTCCCAGGTCAGGGTTTGGGTGTCGCCGGTGGTGGTGGGTCGGGTGGTGGTGTTACCGGCGTCGTCGTAGGTGTAGGTGCGGTTCCAGGTGTCGGCGCCGGTGGCGGTGACGGTGGTGACGGCGTGTGGTCTGGGTTGACCGGGGTTGGGATAGGTGTAGGTGTGGGTGGTGTTGGTGGTGCCGTGGCGGGTTTCGGTGGTGCGGTTGCCGGTGTTGTCGAGGGTCCAGGTGTGCCAGTAGGGGTCGGTGGCTGCGTCGATCTGGTTCCAGGTGGTGGGGGTGGTGGTGCAGGTGCCGGACTCGGGGGTCCAGGCTTCGGTCATGCGGCGGAGGTAGTCGAAGGTGAAGCATTGGTGGTCGGGGGTGCCGCCGGTGGGGGTGTCGTGGATTTCGGTGACGTTGCCGACGTCGTCGTAGGTGTAGGTGTGGTTCGCGGCTTCGGGTTTGAGTTCGGGGACGACGTTGGTGTTGGTGAGGCGGCGGGTGGGTTCGTCGATGGTGGAGGTGACAGCGACACGGCGGCCGAACTGGCCGAGTTGGTATTGGGTGAGTTGGTCGAGTTTGTTGTAGATGACGGTGTGGGCGTAGCTCTGGGCCGGGGAGAGGGAGCCGGCGGGGTTTCCGACGTCGGTGTAGCCGAGGATCAGGGTTTCGGCGGGGAGGTCGGCGGCGGCGGGCATGCCGATTCGCCAGGGCTGCCCGTTGGGCCGGTAGGTGTGGGTGGTGGTGTAGGTGCAGGTGTTCGGGCTCGCCGCGGCGCACAGCTGCGACTGGGAGTTGGGCAGCACGAGGCTGGTGGAGGTGGGTCGGCCGTAGGCGTCGTAGGCGTTGACCCGGCTGGTGTAGGGGTCACCGTTGGTGTAGCGGGTCGCTGCGGTGAGTTTGCCGATGCCGTTGGGCAGGGTGTCGTATTCCCACTCGGCGCGGATGCTCCCGCTGGGGGTGTCGTCGCGGACGCTGGTTTGGCGGCCGAGTTCGTCGTAGGTGTAGGCGATAGGGGATCGTCCGCTGCCCGTGCTGGTGGTGAGGTTGCCGGCGGCGTCGTAGATGCTGGTGGTGGTGCCATGGTCCGGATCGACTGCCTGGGTTTGCCGGCCGCGCAGGTCGTAGGTGTGGGACCACGTGTTGGCGCCGGTGACGTCGGTGACGGTTTCGAGTTGCCCGAGTGGGGTGTGGGTGTAGACGGTGGCGTCGAAGGTGGCCGGGTCGTCGCTGCCGACGTCGGCGGGGTTTTTGTACTGCCGCAGCGTGGTCTTGCGGCCATGGGCGTTGGTGATGGTGGTGGTGGCGGTGCCACCGGCCGGTGGGATGGTGTGGACGCGGTCACCGCCGTAGCTGGTGGTGGTACGCCACTTCTCCACGCCGTCACCGATGAGGATCTGCGCGGTCTGCCGTCCGGCGCCGTCAAAAATGTGTCGGGTGATCGAGGGAATTTGGCCCTGTGGGGTGGCCAGGCTTGTGTTCACCTCGGTGTTCGTGGAGTCGTAGTAGGGAGCGGACGTCCACGCGGTGACGCCGAGGCTGTTGGTCATCGTGTCGGTGATCGTGCGTCCACCGCCGGTGGCCTGCAGCTGGGTCTGCCGCAGCCGCAGGAACCCGTCATACAGGTTCACCGACGTGCGGTACGTCCTCCCGGTCGGCAGCAGGGCCTCGGTGGTGACCGCGGTCGGGCCATCACTGTTGCGCACCTGGTAGGCGAACTTGACACTGGGCGTGTGGGTGGCCTTGTTCCGGCCGGGCTTCCACACGTTGGTCAACCGGCCGAGACCGTCGTAGGTGAGGTCGGTGACCGCGCCGTTGGCGTCGGTGACCTTCGTCGGAGCAGCCCACGCCGGCGCCAGCAGCGTCGTGCTCGTGTGCCCCTTCGGGTTGGTCACCACCGTCTGCACAACCTGGCCGCCATTGGCGGTGGTGTGAGCCGTGGTGGTGGTGTGCCCACGCGGGTCGGTGACAGCGACGATCCGGCCGTTGGTGTCGTAGGCCATGGTGGAGGTGCGGGTATACACCGGCGTACTGCCGGTGAACGTCTCCAGTTCCTCCGTGCGCACCACGTTGCCCTTCGTGGGCGCCCGCCCGTGTGAGGAGTCGTCGACGTAGGTGTCATAGAACGACCGCGTCCGGCCGAGCACGGTGGCCGGATCGGCCGGGGTCGGCGCGCCAGCACACAGCCTGGACAGCGTCTCGACCTGCGACAGCCGGTCGATCATCCAAATGTTGTCGTTACGGGCGTAGCTGGTACGCGCGCACGTCTCATCCCCGGTGACGGCCTCGTCGCCGTGGTCCTCGACCGAGATTGGTAGGCCGTCGCTGTTGAAACTGGTGACGGTCTTGACGTAGCGGTGCCCACCAGCGGCGAGAGCGGTACGGGCGCGGGCGATGTCGGTGTCGACCATCCACGCCTTCGTGGTGATCCCGTCACGGCTACGGGTCGCGGTCGGCCCGTTGATCCACGGGTCGTTGCGGGTGGAGGACACCTCCGCGCCACTCGGCCCGTTCTTCGTGATCGTCTGCAACTCGAAGCCCTGCAGGGCCTCGTGGTCCTCGATCCTGCCACCCCACGAGTCGGTGACCCACACGTCCCGGACGCCGGAACTGGCCTTACCGCCGTCGAGACCGCGCAGGTAGCGGTGCTCAACCGCGGTCTGCTGCCCGGACGGGTCACCGTGCCGGACGGTCACCTTGCCGTAGCCGCGCCAGTCACTCCAGGTGCGGTACTTGTCCTTGGTCAACTCGTCGGTGTTGTACGCCCACGCCGGAGTGTCATAGTCGTACATCGTGACCTCGGTCGGCTGGTCCGTGGCCGTGTCATCGAGATCGACCCGGGTGACCACATACTTGTGGAACCAGTCCAACGTCGGCTCACCCGCATCCGGGGAGTAGTACGACGGCATACACCGCTTCGTGTTAGAAGCCGGATCAGGCAGGGTGCTGCGGGTACAGTCCGCATCGGAGTAGGAGACGATGATGTCGCCGCCGGACTCGGTGCGGACCGCCTTGATCCGCCACCGGTTCAACGCGGTACGCCCGTCGCCCGGGCCGTCGACCCGGTTCGGTAGCGGATGCGCGCCGGTGCTGAAGGTGATCTCCGGATCGGACACGGCGTCGCCGCCGGCGGTGCTGACATGCCCCGTGCGGGTGATACCCCGCAGCCACATCGGGGTCGACTCGCCGGTACCGGCGTTGATGAACTCCTGCCGCAGCGTCCACGACTCCACGTCCGCGTAGCTGGTGGCGCCGTTACGGGTCTGCGCGGTGACCTTCGTCAACCGGTGCGCCGTCCAGAACGTGGGCGCGCCCTGCGTGGTGCACGGCCCGGTCTTGCAGTACTGATCCCACGGGGTGTCATGCCAGTTGGCGGACACCGGGTCCGACGTCCACGCCGCCCCGCTCCAACACGACGTCAGGCATCGTTCGGCGGTGGTGAACACCACCCGCAACGGCGCCGCCTCGCCGTACTCGGCATTCGCGCGCATCCCGTACTCGATACGCTTCAGATACCCGCCACGGTCATACGTGGTCCGCTGATCAGGGTCAAGGTCACGGGCGTAGGCGCCGGTCTCCGTGCCGTAGAAATACGCCATCGAGTTCGAATTCGGATCCACGACGTAGTCGAGGTTCCACCGCCACGCCTGCGCGCAGTACGCCTCCGCGAACGAAGACTTGTAGCACGGCTCACCGGAATTGTTCCCGAACACGGGCACCGTCCACGTCGAGTCCGTGACCGGCTTACCACTGCTCCACCCCGGCAACCTGTGATAGCCGAAGAAATACTGCATACCGTCAGGGGTGGTGACCTTCCAGTACTCGTTATCGTTGTCCCCGTTACCCCGCGCCGAACTGGTCAGCCTCTCCACCCGAGTACCATCATCGTTACGCAGCCGCCACACCGACCCGTCGCGGATCAACTCCCCGGCGTGGCCGTTCAACGACAGGGTCGCGTTGTCGTTGAACCAGCACAGATCACCGGTCTTGTGCCCAGGGTTGTCATCAGCACACGACTGGTACTTACGCTCGATGAACCCCGGCCAGGAATCCCACCCGTCACCGATCCACGAACCCTGATTGTTCGTCAACGCCGTCCGCCCGTCGATGCTGCCCGACGAGTAGGAGAATCCGATATCCGGGGCCGGACCACCCAGCGACGGCGGCACCCGCAACGGATACGACCAGGAGAAGTCACCGGTCTGCGTCGACACCTGCCACTGCCCCGCCGGCGACAGGCTCGTCGCGGTGTAGTCACCGTTGTCACCCGACGCCTCGGCTTCGACAGCGAGCACCATCGCCGACTGCGCCCCCACCGACACCATTGCCGACACCTCACTATTGGCGGTGTCGTTGTCCGTCAACAGAGGTGTACGAGTGCGACACGCCTCGGCCTCCGGCGTGGACAGGGCACACTCCGGCAGCTCAACCAGACGAAGCCGCGACGCCCAACCCCCACCATAGGCCTGCGCGAACCCCGCATAGTCCACCTGAACCCGCGCCCGCCCCTCCCCAGGCTTCCCGTCGACGCGGGACGCCGACACCAGTAAACCCTCCACCCCAGCCCTGGCGGTGACCGCGCGGTCATGCACACTCACCTTCACCGCCGTCACCGCCGCGACGTCACTTCTACGCGGCAGCACGTCATCCACCGGCGACCCGGACGACACAGTGACCGGAAGAGAGCCAGCTCGGGCGCGCGGCGGACCAGTCAATCCCGCCCGAGTGCCGCGCGCCCGGCCGGCAGCCGCGCTCGCGGCAGCCACATCCGCAACCGCAGTCCCCGACGGCCACACGACCTTCTTCGCCCCTGCCACGACACGGGAGTCGGCGTGATCCGCGCGGCCGGGCTTCGACGTGACAGCACGCGTCGCCACACCGGCAGCCTCCCTCGGTGTGGGCGCGTCCCACGTCGGCGCCGCCACCGCCTCCGGCTGCTCACCCCACATCGTCAGCGTCATCACCACCGACAAGCCAGCCGCCAGCCACACCGACCGACGTGTCCGCCCGCCGAAACGCTGACCCCGACCCGCGTCTTCTGCACTCACCACGCCCGCTCCCCTACGCGTACCGACCTGACAGGCCCTACCGGTGCTACACAATCCTCAAATACGGGCGGTCCTCACCCACCCCACGCCGCGCCAGCCGATAGGCCTCGATGTCACCACCGCAACCCGGCTAGCCGGACTCGTGTATCAGCCCACGAGTTACCCGCCGCGTTACGAAAAGCTCATCTGACAAATCTCATTGTTACTCAGCACACGTTGGAAAACGTACACATCGGATAGACGACCAGTAAATTGGTAAGTGGGGCTGTCAATCGCACCCTGCGTCCCGCGACCAATAAGGAACGGGCCGCTGGCAGGCCGAGCCGACGTCAAGGCCGCCTCACCGAAATCACCCGCGCAAAACAGAGGATCACCCATCACATGCACCCGAACCACATCCAACGTCGGGTCATACACACCGGCCAAGTGCACCCACTGATCCTCACTGACCGGCCACGACACCGGATCCGCGCAAGCCGTCGTCAACTCACCATCACCCGCGGCCATCGTGAAACAGAACCCACCCGCGCCACCGTTCGCGTCCCGCCGAAACTCCAGACTCAGATCACTGGTGCCGTCCCCGGCCTGCGAAACGACCGACTGCACACTGCCCGACGCCAGATCCGTGAACTTCACCCACGCGGTCACCGTCAACGCCTTCGTCGTGTCCAGCACCGCGCTCGAGGTGGAGATCCCACCCGTGCCGTCGAAGCTAGCGACCTGCCCCCGCTCCGCATCCGCCGTCCACGTCACCCCCGACGACACCGCACCAGGCATCGGCGTCACCGACGACCCGATCGGCGGACACACCCAATCCGCGCTGTCCTGGTTACCCCAGTCCCTCGCGGTCGCCCCGGACGTCTCGTCCAACCGCCAGTTCCAACACCGGTTCGCGAGCGGCGTCACCCAGAACTGGTGCTCGACAGTCGGACCAACATTGCCCGCCACGTCCTTGGCCCTCACGTACAACGTGTGCACCATGTCCGTAGCCGGCGTGTACGAACCGGTCGTCGCCGTGGCCGGATCACCACCCGTCGCCGCCACCGTCGTCACCGGCCCCGCATCCACCTGCCAGCTGAACTCCGCCGCGTCCGACACGGAGGCCAGCGTGAAGGTGCCCGCGGTACCCACCTCGGCGCCCCACTGC
Protein-coding regions in this window:
- a CDS encoding RHS repeat-associated core domain-containing protein, coding for MWGEQPEAVAAPTWDAPTPREAAGVATRAVTSKPGRADHADSRVVAGAKKVVWPSGTAVADVAAASAAAGRARGTRAGLTGPPRARAGSLPVTVSSGSPVDDVLPRRSDVAAVTAVKVSVHDRAVTARAGVEGLLVSASRVDGKPGEGRARVQVDYAGFAQAYGGGWASRLRLVELPECALSTPEAEACRTRTPLLTDNDTANSEVSAMVSVGAQSAMVLAVEAEASGDNGDYTATSLSPAGQWQVSTQTGDFSWSYPLRVPPSLGGPAPDIGFSYSSGSIDGRTALTNNQGSWIGDGWDSWPGFIERKYQSCADDNPGHKTGDLCWFNDNATLSLNGHAGELIRDGSVWRLRNDDGTRVERLTSSARGNGDNDNEYWKVTTPDGMQYFFGYHRLPGWSSGKPVTDSTWTVPVFGNNSGEPCYKSSFAEAYCAQAWRWNLDYVVDPNSNSMAYFYGTETGAYARDLDPDQRTTYDRGGYLKRIEYGMRANAEYGEAAPLRVVFTTAERCLTSCWSGAAWTSDPVSANWHDTPWDQYCKTGPCTTQGAPTFWTAHRLTKVTAQTRNGATSYADVESWTLRQEFINAGTGESTPMWLRGITRTGHVSTAGGDAVSDPEITFSTGAHPLPNRVDGPGDGRTALNRWRIKAVRTESGGDIIVSYSDADCTRSTLPDPASNTKRCMPSYYSPDAGEPTLDWFHKYVVTRVDLDDTATDQPTEVTMYDYDTPAWAYNTDELTKDKYRTWSDWRGYGKVTVRHGDPSGQQTAVEHRYLRGLDGGKASSGVRDVWVTDSWGGRIEDHEALQGFELQTITKNGPSGAEVSSTRNDPWINGPTATRSRDGITTKAWMVDTDIARARTALAAGGHRYVKTVTSFNSDGLPISVEDHGDEAVTGDETCARTSYARNDNIWMIDRLSQVETLSRLCAGAPTPADPATVLGRTRSFYDTYVDDSSHGRAPTKGNVVRTEELETFTGSTPVYTRTSTMAYDTNGRIVAVTDPRGHTTTTAHTTANGGQVVQTVVTNPKGHTSTTLLAPAWAAPTKVTDANGAVTDLTYDGLGRLTNVWKPGRNKATHTPSVKFAYQVRNSDGPTAVTTEALLPTGRTYRTSVNLYDGFLRLRQTQLQATGGGRTITDTMTNSLGVTAWTSAPYYDSTNTEVNTSLATPQGQIPSITRHIFDGAGRQTAQILIGDGVEKWRTTTSYGGDRVHTIPPAGGTATTTITNAHGRKTTLRQYKNPADVGSDDPATFDATVYTHTPLGQLETVTDVTGANTWSHTYDLRGRQTQAVDPDHGTTTSIYDAAGNLTTSTGSGRSPIAYTYDELGRQTSVRDDTPSGSIRAEWEYDTLPNGIGKLTAATRYTNGDPYTSRVNAYDAYGRPTSTSLVLPNSQSQLCAAASPNTCTYTTTHTYRPNGQPWRIGMPAAADLPAETLILGYTDVGNPAGSLSPAQSYAHTVIYNKLDQLTQYQLGQFGRRVAVTSTIDEPTRRLTNTNVVPELKPEAANHTYTYDDVGNVTEIHDTPTGGTPDHQCFTFDYLRRMTEAWTPESGTCTTTPTTWNQIDAATDPYWHTWTLDNTGNRTTETRHGTTNTTHTYTYPNPGQPRPHAVTTVTATGADTWNRTYTYDDAGNTTTRPTTTGDTQTLTWDREGKLTTTTDTTGDTSYIYDANGNRLIRTDPTGTTLYLPGGTEIRHTTNSTTNATRYYTFAGQTIAIRTATNLDWIISDHHGTAHLTIDATTLTTATRRTLPYGQQRTTTTTGTWPTGLDKGFLGGTQDPTGLTHLNARQYDPTLGRFISVDPIMDLTDPQQWNGYTYANNNPTTYSDPSGLAHLEGGGKSEGRIAHQTGGKIIISGRKLPKSKSKKSSKGNDEVIAGNDTYQLTRTSSGALQLNGVPIPPGLDEEVVVREIVSYCEALPGYCESNLSCPYRYIEECTDIWERGALAVMRGALGGEFGLSYDRALYGTLPQAIQEGFDEFGWGGGGRLVSRFMGKSRRGSCLFKSFAGGTEVLLANGSTKPIKEIEVGDTVWATDPQTGEEGPRRVTHLWIHNDQLVDLKVDGGTLTTTEDHPFWNETDQQWQDSQDLDRGDLLRTATGASVAVDGLDWSTIQQGTAYNLTVADIHTYYVLAGNTPVLVHNDNPGGMVGANGTQITSSTVWLRGPYRIDVENPNPGVRPGQMHFQDQATGAKYLYNHDTGKFDGMPNSLQKELDKKMPDYKKAIAKGNRFLGMGGC
- a CDS encoding GntR family transcriptional regulator — translated: MPHDADDRRALFQRVVDDIVDQIRTGKLTPGDVLPTARRMADTYGVASMTAQRALRELQHRGLTYAVVGKGTFVHPQAPERIGTDADGRPIAATTQTPVISDNPALNRRLALYLLERDRISGKIVDAFMNKDTAAAWQATEELATLQQTHTDLADDLAAYEANLGRAAASEAPEPAEAPTPKKARRNPKA